A single window of Bacillaceae bacterium S4-13-56 DNA harbors:
- a CDS encoding pyridoxal phosphate-dependent aminotransferase yields MELAKRVQTLTPSSTLAITAMAKALKKEGHDVISLGAGEPDFNTPEYILQAAKKAMDEGQTKYTPSGGIVELKDAIIHKFKQDQGLNYTQKEIIVTSGAKHGLYTLFQVILNPGDEVIVPAPYWVSYPEQVKLASGVPVIIQALEENQFKLTKEQVEEAITDKTKALILNSPSNPTGMIYSSDELREIGQVCLKHNVLLVSDEIYEKLVYDGASHVSVAQLSEELKKQTIVINGHSKSHSMTGWRIGYAAGNETIIKAMTDLASHSTSNPTSIAQYAALAAYQGGEEEVEVMRSAFEDRLKKLHSWINEIPGIHCALPQGAFYLFPNVKEAATNNGFDSVDDWVSALLEEEKVALVPGSGFGAEDNVRLSYASSLDQLEEAAKRIKRFVEKHAK; encoded by the coding sequence GTGGAATTAGCTAAGAGAGTTCAAACGTTAACACCATCCAGTACGTTAGCGATAACTGCAATGGCAAAAGCGCTAAAAAAAGAGGGTCACGACGTCATTAGCTTAGGAGCAGGCGAGCCTGATTTTAACACACCAGAGTATATTTTACAGGCTGCAAAAAAGGCAATGGATGAAGGCCAAACAAAATATACACCATCAGGTGGAATAGTTGAACTGAAAGATGCTATTATTCATAAATTTAAACAAGATCAAGGATTAAATTATACTCAAAAGGAAATTATTGTAACAAGCGGAGCTAAACACGGGTTGTATACCTTGTTTCAAGTGATACTGAACCCCGGTGATGAAGTAATTGTTCCAGCACCATATTGGGTTAGCTATCCAGAGCAAGTTAAATTGGCGAGTGGTGTTCCTGTCATCATTCAAGCACTTGAGGAAAACCAATTTAAGTTAACGAAAGAACAAGTGGAAGAGGCCATAACCGATAAGACAAAGGCTCTTATTCTTAATTCTCCAAGTAATCCAACAGGAATGATTTACAGTTCTGATGAATTGAGAGAAATTGGACAAGTTTGTTTAAAACATAACGTCTTATTAGTTTCAGATGAAATTTATGAAAAATTAGTTTATGACGGAGCAAGTCATGTGTCTGTGGCACAGCTTAGTGAAGAACTTAAAAAACAAACGATTGTCATTAACGGACATTCTAAATCTCATTCTATGACTGGATGGAGAATTGGATACGCAGCGGGAAATGAAACGATTATTAAGGCGATGACTGATTTAGCATCCCACTCTACCTCTAATCCTACCTCAATTGCTCAATATGCGGCTTTAGCCGCATACCAAGGTGGAGAAGAAGAAGTAGAAGTTATGAGGAGTGCTTTTGAAGATCGCTTAAAGAAGCTACATTCATGGATCAATGAAATTCCAGGAATCCATTGTGCCCTTCCACAAGGAGCATTTTATCTATTTCCAAATGTGAAAGAGGCTGCAACAAACAATGGATTTGATTCTGTGGATGATTGGGTTAGTGCTCTTCTAGAAGAGGAAAAGGTTGCCTTAGTTCCTGGCTCTGGTTTTGGAGCAGAGGATAATGTGCGTCTTTCCTATGCATCATCACTTGACCAATTAGAGGAAGCCGCTAAAAGAATAAAACGTTTTGTTGAGAAACATGCAAAGTAA
- a CDS encoding DUF5590 domain-containing protein, producing MRKQQFSRSIRRKRLKGIVISVLLFLFLGMGFFSYFYFYVQDQKEDDYAFAKQQALEGTPIKEIESTERFHGKFYYVTVYGVDEDNNALFAFVPMEDNDEDIHYVYKNEGVSQEEVLDYWNRECRDCSLNDIKLGFTSQIPVWELTYEDEHERYVFDYFRFDNGERYEQYRLKPNQAFR from the coding sequence ATGAGAAAACAGCAGTTTTCACGATCTATCAGACGTAAAAGGCTGAAGGGGATTGTCATTAGTGTTTTACTTTTTCTTTTTTTGGGAATGGGTTTTTTTAGTTATTTTTATTTTTATGTTCAAGATCAAAAAGAGGACGATTATGCATTTGCAAAACAACAAGCGCTTGAAGGCACACCGATAAAAGAAATAGAGAGTACAGAACGGTTTCATGGAAAGTTTTATTATGTTACTGTTTACGGTGTAGATGAGGATAACAATGCTTTATTTGCTTTTGTGCCTATGGAGGACAATGATGAAGATATACACTATGTTTATAAAAATGAGGGTGTATCTCAAGAAGAGGTTCTTGACTATTGGAACAGAGAATGCAGAGATTGTTCTTTAAACGATATTAAGTTGGGATTTACAAGTCAAATACCTGTTTGGGAACTTACATATGAAGATGAGCATGAAAGGTATGTCTTTGATTATTTTCGATTCGATAACGGTGAGAGGTATGAACAGTATCGTTTAAAACCCAACCAGGCATTTAGATAA
- a CDS encoding YpmA family protein: MDSKIQVLSTVKIQYTNDLYKIVDVLNRTLKDRDLMFGLALDDEDEKTAVFTIYQT; the protein is encoded by the coding sequence ATGGATTCAAAAATACAGGTATTGTCAACAGTCAAAATTCAGTATACAAATGATTTATATAAAATTGTCGACGTCTTAAATCGCACGTTGAAGGATCGCGATTTAATGTTCGGTCTAGCATTGGATGATGAAGATGAGAAAACAGCAGTTTTCACGATCTATCAGACGTAA